DNA from Candidatus Methylacidiphilales bacterium:
GGGTGGACACGGACGTGTTCCATCCCGATCCGGGCAACGCGGCCGCGCGTTCGGAGCTGGGGTTCCGGGACGACTCCATCCTGCTCCTGTATGTCGGCCGCCTGGCGGGAGAAAAAAACACCCGCGTCCTGCTCGACACGTTCAAAATCCTCGCGCGGGACCGGGAAAACCGCTTTGAATTTCTCATCATGGGCGATGGCGGATTGCGCCAGGCGCTGCTGGACACGCAGGCGAAATTGCCCCAATTAAAATGGATTTCGTATTGCGGCGACCCCGCCGAACTGGCCCGGTATTACCGCATGGCGGACCTGTTTGTGCATCCCGGCGTGTGCGAGACGTTCGGGTTGGTGACAATGGAAAGTCAGGCATGCGGCTGTCCCGTCGTCGGCATCCGGGGCAGTTACATGGACACCAATATTTTCGCGGGCCTGGAATATTGGGCGGATGAAAACAAGGCCGCGGCGCTCGCGCGGGCGATCCGGCGCTATACCGGGCTCGACCGCAGGAAGCTGGGTTCCATTGCAAGCGGCGTGGTGCGGGAGCGCTATGGCTGGACCCGTGTGTTCGAGAAGATTATTTCGATTTATGTGGATGAGATACGGCGCAAGCGCGCCAGCCTGCAGCATGGCGCCCTGTTCCAGGAGGACTGATGGAAGAACCCAATTTCAAAATCCGGCATTATGAACCGCGCGACCGCGAGGCTGTGCGGCGCATTTGTTGCGAGACGGGCTTTCTGGGGAACCCGGTCGATCCGGTGTTCGAGGACCGTGAATTGTTCGCGAATTTTCTGACGGCGTATTATACCGATGCCGAGCCGGAATCCAGCGTGGTGCTGGAAAGCGGCGGCGAGGTGAGGGGTTACATCATGGGGTGCCGGCATCCTGACCGGCAGTCGCGCTACAATCTGCGGGTTTTTGCGGCCGGTCTTGGGAAACTGCTGTTCCGGTTTTTATTCCGCTATCAGGGCAACACGCGGCGTTATATCTGGTGGCTGCTGACGCGCGGGAGAAAGGAAGTGCCGTTCACGCCCAAAGGCATGGCGCATTTCCATATCAACCTGCTGCCGGATGTGCGGAGCGTGCCGCAGACGCGCGCGGTGATCGATTTTTTCCTGGATTATCTCGTGCGCTCGGGCGAGAAGGCGGTTTACGGGCAGGTCGTGACATTTGAAAAGCGCCGCGGGGAGCGGATGTTCGCCCGCTACGGGTTTGTCGTCCGGGACTCGGTCGAGGTCACGAAATACCGGAAGTATGTGGAGACGCCGGTTTATCTGTTTACGGTCGTGAAGGATTTGTCAGCCGGGGCAAAGCTGTACGACCAGGATTTGAGGAAATAAAATGCAGAAGTCGGAATGCAGGAGTTGGAATTCAGAAGTCAGAATGTAGAATTCAGAATTAAGGTGCCAGGCACAGTCAGAACATAGGCTTAAGACTTTAAACTGGCGCAAGCTGTATCAATCCCCCTGATAAGGGGGAAGACAAGGGGGTTGTCTGTTGCCTGAAATCGAAAGCGGCGTCGCACCCTTCCTTCTTGCCACCGCACTCCATATTAATTCCAGCTCTCAGTTTTTAGACTTTTGCTTTTGTGCTGCTTCTGAATCCTGGCTACTGAATTCTCGCTTCCTGATCTTTGCGCTCTTCCTGTAATATCAAGTTTTAAGTCTTAAGTTTTAAGCCGGATTCTGGCTTCTGGCTTCTTCATTTCCTCAGCCTTCTTCATTCATCGGCGCGCACGGAGGAATCGTCTTACAGCATTGTGATTGCCAGCCATGTGAATCACAAGGGCACGGCCCCTTCTGGTAAAAACAAACCGAAGATCGAGATCCCAACGAAATTCGTAATGGCCGCCGCCCAGGTCCCGAATGCCCAAACCCGCATGGCGGTGGGGAAAACCGAAGCATGCCGACAGTTGGCGCAATTGCCCGTTTAGCTGATCCAATCTGTCATCCGGCCAATCGGAAAGGGCCTTGAGCGCCTTGCGGTCAAACTCGATCTCGAACGAGTCTTTTGACGCTTCCGGTCCAGCGGACGGTTTTTCCGCCGGCCATCTTTTCTTTGGTTTCATCATCCAATCTTGCGGTGATGCGCTTCATCTCATCTGGAGTAATCCCGTATTCCTTGAAAACATAATCGGGAATGACCTTTGTGGGGCGCAGAACAAACACCTCATTTTTGAAAACGATTCCCAGGTTTGCTCCTTTGGATACGCGGCCAAGCACACGGCTCAGATTCTTGCGCGCTTCGGTGGGAGTTAATAATTCAACCGTGGCGAGGCTCATCACTCAATGACTAGCAGAGACGCAATTGCGGCGCAATCTTTATCCCGGTTTTTCAGTTCTCAGTTCTCGGGCTTAAATTCAAGTTTTAAGTTCGCCCCGGCGAATC
Protein-coding regions in this window:
- a CDS encoding glycosyltransferase; its protein translation is MKICDATQFYSEVGGGVRRYLTEKRNYILKHTTHEHVLVIPGDRTEVIREGRLTTCKVRSPKVNRTSRYRILLNTPRAEELIAREKPDLIESGDPYHLGWRMIDAGRRLGIPVVGFYHSHFPEAYLRTVLKYCGGWLRDVGMAYARDYICRLYNNFDNTLVPSQFLSDLLREWGIRHTVPVHLGVDTDVFHPDPGNAAARSELGFRDDSILLLYVGRLAGEKNTRVLLDTFKILARDRENRFEFLIMGDGGLRQALLDTQAKLPQLKWISYCGDPAELARYYRMADLFVHPGVCETFGLVTMESQACGCPVVGIRGSYMDTNIFAGLEYWADENKAAALARAIRRYTGLDRRKLGSIASGVVRERYGWTRVFEKIISIYVDEIRRKRASLQHGALFQED
- a CDS encoding GNAT family acetyltransferase; the protein is MEEPNFKIRHYEPRDREAVRRICCETGFLGNPVDPVFEDRELFANFLTAYYTDAEPESSVVLESGGEVRGYIMGCRHPDRQSRYNLRVFAAGLGKLLFRFLFRYQGNTRRYIWWLLTRGRKEVPFTPKGMAHFHINLLPDVRSVPQTRAVIDFFLDYLVRSGEKAVYGQVVTFEKRRGERMFARYGFVVRDSVEVTKYRKYVETPVYLFTVVKDLSAGAKLYDQDLRK